Part of the Catalinimonas alkaloidigena genome is shown below.
AAGCATTCATCACCAATCATCCGCTCATTAGCCGTTATTCCAGATTTCCCAGCTCTTTTCTGCTTGCAGGTGTAGCATCTCCAGGCCGTTTTTTACTGCGGCTCCTCTTTCCTCACTTTTCTTCATGAAAAGGGTTATCTCAGGATTGTATACAAGGTCGTAGCAGTAGTTTGCTGAACTCAACTGCTCATAAGCTATATCCGGACAGGTTTCTATATTGGGAGACATGCCCAGCGGGGTAGTATTGATGATAAGAGGGAATTCCTTCAGCTGATGTTTTTGTTTTAACTCCTCATAGCTTATCGCATGCTCAGAAGATTCTCTGGAGATCATCATAAAATCTATCTCTAGGGCATGAAGGGTACATTTCACCGCCCTTGAGGCTCCACCGGTCCCCAGAACAAGGGCTTTTTTAACTTGCTTAGCCCCTAGCCAGTTTTCCAAGGACTCTTTGAAGCCATAGTAGTCAGTATTGAATCCCATACGTTTGTTATTCTCAAACTTAATGGTATTCACCGCACCCACCAGCTTGGCACTTCCATCCAGGCCATCCAGGTAACGCATCACCTGCTGCTTATAAGGAATGGTCACATTCATCCCCTTGATATTGGGATGCTGCTCAATCAGTTGGGGAAACTCCTGAATATCTTTCAGTTCAAACAATTCATAACTTGAGTCTTCAATATGCTCCTGCTCAAACTTATTGCTGAAATATTGCTTGGAAAAAGAATGACTCAAACGGTAGCCAATAAGGCCGTATAGGTTTTTCATATCTTAAAAATGTAACAGGCGCTACTGATTTTGTATACGCTGACTAATCTCTAAAAAATAAAAGTCTTTGACAACTCGGCAGAAAGTTGGGGGCCAAAAGATAATCAGGCAGGCTGTTTGGCAATAAAATGCTCTATTTCTTTAAGTTTAATTTTACCTTCATAATAAGCACGCCCAAACACTACGCCATATAGACCAAGGTCCCTCAGATGCTCTATGTCCTCCAGCCGCTGAACACCTCCGCT
Proteins encoded:
- a CDS encoding shikimate dehydrogenase family protein, with translation MKNLYGLIGYRLSHSFSKQYFSNKFEQEHIEDSSYELFELKDIQEFPQLIEQHPNIKGMNVTIPYKQQVMRYLDGLDGSAKLVGAVNTIKFENNKRMGFNTDYYGFKESLENWLGAKQVKKALVLGTGGASRAVKCTLHALEIDFMMISRESSEHAISYEELKQKHQLKEFPLIINTTPLGMSPNIETCPDIAYEQLSSANYCYDLVYNPEITLFMKKSEERGAAVKNGLEMLHLQAEKSWEIWNNG